AACTGCAGTCCAAGATTTAAAAGCCGGTCAGCAGGCTGCCGTGAGGCTGGAACGCGACTTACATTATGTTACCTTGGTGGAAGATATCCCTTATGGTCACAAGTTTGCGTTTCGAAGCATCAACCAAGGCCAAGATATTCTCAAGTACGGCGAAGTCATTGGCCGCGCTACCAAAAACATTGATGCCGGCTGCCATGCGCATGTACAAAACATTGAAAGCCTGCGCGGCCGCGGCGATCTGGAAAAGGAGGCGTAAAAATGGAATTTATGGGATATCGCCGTGCTGACGGCACAGTAGGCACTCGTAACTATGTTGGCATTTTGTCGGCCGTTGTTTGTGTAAATGAGGTAGTCGAGGCTATTGCCAGTAAAGTCGAGGGAGCAGTTCGCTTTACCCACCATCAAGGCTGTTGCCAGACACCGCTGGATATTGGCCGGGTTAACCAGGCCCTAATCGGGTTAGGCCGCAACCCTAACCTCCATTCGGTAATCCTTGTCAGCTTAGGCTGCGAGAGCACCAATCTCAACGAAGTTATTGAAGGTATCCAAGCTAGCGGAAAAACTGTCAAACACCTTGTAGTTCAAGAGGTCGGTGGTGCTGCCCGCACCACAGCTCAAGGCATTTTAATGGCGCAGGAGTTGGTACGTGAAGCATCACTTCAGCAGCGTGAACCCTTCCCTATCAGTGAATTGGTTCTAGGTATGAAGTGTGGCAGTTCAGATACCACTTCAGGCTTAGTGCCAAACCCCGCAATCGGCGTAGCTTCGGATTTACTGGTAGCGGCCGGCGGCACTTCCATTTTAGGCGAGGTAACCGAATTTATCGGTGCTGAGCATATTCTAGCCAGCCACGCTGCTAACGAAGAAGTAGCTCAAGGCATCCTTGACCTCGTTACCCGCATGGAACAAAGAGCTATTGCCGTAGGTGAAGATATCCGCGGCGGTCAGCCGACCGGCGGCAATATCAAAGGCGGCCTCACTACTATCGAAGAAAAATCGCTCGGTGCAATCGCCAAAGCCGGTTCATCCCCCATTCAGGCGGTATATGAATACGGCGAACGTCCTAAGGTAAAAGGCTTAGTCGTTATGGACTCCCCTGGCCGCGAGCCCGAGATACTTACCGGGCTGGCAGCCGCCGGCTGTAACGTTATTGCCTTTGCTACTGGTCGGGGAGCGCCCCAAGGCTTCCCATTCGTACCTGTTCTGAAAATTACCGGCAGCCGCACAGCCGCTGAAAAAATGAGCGATCATATTGATATGAACTTAAGCGCCGTAATCGATGGCGGCGACACAATTCCCGATGCCGGCCGCCGCAT
This sequence is a window from Veillonellaceae bacterium. Protein-coding genes within it:
- a CDS encoding UxaA family hydrolase, coding for MAIDAIVLNPSDNVATAVQDLKAGQQAAVRLERDLHYVTLVEDIPYGHKFAFRSINQGQDILKYGEVIGRATKNIDAGCHAHVQNIESLRGRGDLEKEA
- a CDS encoding UxaA family hydrolase, which gives rise to MEFMGYRRADGTVGTRNYVGILSAVVCVNEVVEAIASKVEGAVRFTHHQGCCQTPLDIGRVNQALIGLGRNPNLHSVILVSLGCESTNLNEVIEGIQASGKTVKHLVVQEVGGAARTTAQGILMAQELVREASLQQREPFPISELVLGMKCGSSDTTSGLVPNPAIGVASDLLVAAGGTSILGEVTEFIGAEHILASHAANEEVAQGILDLVTRMEQRAIAVGEDIRGGQPTGGNIKGGLTTIEEKSLGAIAKAGSSPIQAVYEYGERPKVKGLVVMDSPGREPEILTGLAAAGCNVIAFATGRGAPQGFPFVPVLKITGSRTAAEKMSDHIDMNLSAVIDGGDTIPDAGRRILEELVVIASGGMTKAEISGYTNSMDIYMLGPVI